CCTTATTTTCACATTTTAGAGCTTTTCTGTTAGCAAGAAAAATTTTAAAATCTGAAAAAATTGATTTTGTTTTTTCTGTTGGGGGATATTCTGCGGCACCCGCAGCTTTTGGGGCGGTATTTTTAAGAATCCCTTTAATTATTCATGAGCAAAATGCTAAAATAGGTCGCCTAAATAAAATTTTAAAGCCTTATGCGAAGCTTTTTTTCTCCTCTTATTTGGAAGATTCTTTGATTAAATTTTATCCTGTGCAAAAAGATTTTTTTCAATATTCTAGAACAAGAGAACAAATACAAAATATCTTATTTATGGGTGGATCGCAAGGAGCACAGGCAATCAATAATTTTGCCCTAAAAGTTGTTTTGGAGTTAAAAAAGAGAGGAATTAGGGTTTATCATCAATGTGGAAAAGGTGATTTTAAAAGAGTATTAAGTGAGTATGAAAAAATGCCGCTAAAAGTTACGCATATAAGCAATATAGAAGATTTACAAGGTAACTTTGATGTAGCTATCTTTGATTTTTGTAAGTTTATGCCACAGGTTTTTATGGCTTGTGATTTTGCAATTTCTAGGGCAGGGGCTAGCTCATTGTGGGAATTGTGTGCCAATGGATTGATGACTCTTTTTGTTCCTTATCCTTATGCGGCTGCAAATCATCAATATTTTAATGCAAAATTTTTGAAAGATAGAAAATTAGGATTTTTATGTGAAGAGAAAGATTTATCTTGTGAAGTTTTGTGGGATATTTTGTCTCTATCTCAACAAGACATAAAGCAAATTAGTCAAGCTTTACAGAAAGAATGCAATGCCAATGCAGTAAAGGAAATGGCTGATTGTGTGGAGGTAACTTTAAGAAGTCAAAAATGATTTTTTCTCAAAAATTAATAGAATTTCAAAAAGTATTTGTGATTATGTATAATCAATGATTTTCTTATTTTTTAGTCT
This portion of the Helicobacter canadensis MIT 98-5491 genome encodes:
- a CDS encoding UDP-N-acetylglucosamine--N-acetylmuramyl-(pentapeptide) pyrophosphoryl-undecaprenol N-acetylglucosamine transferase, coding for MKVMITGGGTGGHLSVAKAFLEEFYQRGYTCFFMGSIGGQDRAYFEEDSRLFKKYFLHTGGVVNQKGFKKIFALFSHFRAFLLARKILKSEKIDFVFSVGGYSAAPAAFGAVFLRIPLIIHEQNAKIGRLNKILKPYAKLFFSSYLEDSLIKFYPVQKDFFQYSRTREQIQNILFMGGSQGAQAINNFALKVVLELKKRGIRVYHQCGKGDFKRVLSEYEKMPLKVTHISNIEDLQGNFDVAIFDFCKFMPQVFMACDFAISRAGASSLWELCANGLMTLFVPYPYAAANHQYFNAKFLKDRKLGFLCEEKDLSCEVLWDILSLSQQDIKQISQALQKECNANAVKEMADCVEVTLRSQK